Genomic window (Anaerobacillus sp. CMMVII):
GATAATGAAACAAACAAAGTGGAATGTACTTCCGGTTACTGATGAAGAAGGAAAACTGAAAGGGATTTTTACTAGAAGTGAACTATACCAAATGATGCTTGAGGAAAAAAACCTAACAGCACCGATCACTGCCTACATTAAAAAAGAAGCTGTAACGATAGATTTCAATACTTCTTATGAGACTATTACAGAAAATGTTCAAAAAAGTCGTGTCGGTACTGGAGTGGTACTCGATGAAAGAAAACGTGTGATTGGGTTGTTACAAAAAACAGATATGGTAAATGCTTTGCTGCAGTCATCAAACATGCTGAAGAAGCAGCTAGAAACAATTTTAGAAAACTCACAACTAGGTGTTCTTATGACAGATGGTGAGAAGAAACTCATCTATAGCAATGATCAATTTTTAGGGATGATCAATAAAACGAGAGAAGAGCTTCTAGGGCAGTCATTTCACGAGCTGTTTCCTCAAGTGAAAACTACTAGTAGACCATCTTTTTATGTTCCAAAAGTAACTGTCGGTAAAGAACAAACGATGCTAAGGGTTTCTTATTACCGTACAGTTGGTGGGACAGAAGGAATTATCGCTATGTTCCAAGGAGTTACTGAATTAGAACATATGGCCCAAGAATTGCAGACGGTTAAGAATTTAAAACAAACGTTGGATACTGCGATTGATCACGCGTATGATGGCATTTTAATGATTGATCAGAATCGGAAAGTGACAATGGTTAGCCAACTACTATTGGATTTATTTGACTTAAAAAAAGCTCAAGTTTTACATAAATCGATTGAACACATTTTACCGCAATTACATTTAGAAACGGTCTTTGAAACAGGTGAGGCTGAGTTAAGTGATTTTATGGAGATTAATGGAATTAAATATATTATTAATCGAATACCTATCAAACAGGACCAAGAGGTGATCGGAGCTCTAGGCAAAGTTACGTTTCGTCAATTAAATCAAGTAAGTGAATTGTATAAAAAGCTAGAAAAAGCAGAAAAGAAGGCGGCTTATTTTGAAAAGCAACTGCAGCAATCGAAAACCTCGCGTTTTAGTTGGGAACAAATTATAAGTCGAGACCCATACGTAGATAAATTGAAAAGGAGTGCAGCAAAAGCTGCCAAAGGACGTTCAACAATCTTAATTCGTGGCGAAAGTGGAACTGGAAAAGAACTGTTTGCTCATGCAATCCATAGTAGTAGTGCTCGAAACGATGGCAATTTCGTTGTCGTTAACTGTGCAGCGATACCTGAACATCTGCTTGAATCGGAATTTTTTGGCTATGAAGATGGAGCCTTTACAGGAGCAAGACAAAAAGGCAAAATTGGTAAATTCGATCTCGCCCATGGTGGCACACTTTTTTTAGACGAGATTGGAGACATGTCCTTAACTCTTCAGGCGAAATTACTTAGAGTCCTTCAAGAACGTGAATTTTATCGTGTCGGCGGTACAGAGCGAGTGCAAGTTGATGTTCGGATCATTGCGGCTACAAACCGTCATCTAGAAACAATGGTTGAAAGCGGCGATTTCCGGGAGGATTTGTATTATCGATTAAATGTGATTACGCTTCAAATACCACCTTTACGTGAGCGAAAGCATGATATTCAGCTATTAATTGAAGTTTTAATGGAAAACTTAAACCGTATTTTAGGCACGAGTATTATTGGTATACAAGACCAAGTGAAAATAGCATTGGAGAATTATGATTGGCCTGGCAATGTCCGAGAATTAAGAAATGTGCTAGAAAGAGCGATGACATTTGCAGAACATGGAAAAATTCAAATTGAGGATTTACCTGAATACATCGTTGAAAAAACACGTAAGAGTTCAACAGTTAAAATGGCAGAGTCTGCAGAACGATCAGCGATAGACAAAGCTTTATATGCAGCAAATGGGAATAAAACGAAGGCAGCAGAATTATTAGGAATTAGTCGATCAGGTCTTTATGAAAAACTAAAAAAATTCCAACTTTAAAAAGGGAAGTGTCTATTTTTTGGACACTTTCTTACATGTTGCCTACCTATTATGCAAGGTGTTTTGCTGATCAATTTCGAAGCATCTTTACTAAAGGCTCTTTTTGTAAACATTGCTCCTGCGGTTACTCGTCGCACAAAAAAACTTGTTGCTTTTTACTAAAATAAAATACCTTAGGCTGAAGATAAGATATCACTCAATAAATTAATAAGAAAAGAGCAATCTTTACTAAATTAGTGGTGAATTCTTAGTATTTTGTGTAAAAATCCGGCATTTGTGATTTTTACGAAAGCAACAAACTGTGCGAAACCAGCCTTATTAAAAAGCAATTCTATATAAATTTCGCATCACAAATCTTTTGGCACGGTACTTGCATCTAAAAAAATAGGCGAGAAGGAGGTAGTAAAAATGAATCATCCCTATTTAAATGAAGACCATGACATATATCGTAAGGCATTACGTAAATTTTTAGAGAAGGAGGCCCTCCCTTATTTTGAAAAATGGGAGGAAGATCGAATCATTCCTAGATCGTTTTGGGAGAAGATGGGGAAACAAGGCTTTCTTTGTCCAAATGTTGAGGAAAAGTACGGTGGTTCTGAGGTGGACTGGGGCTTTTCTGTCGTTATAAACGAAGAACTTGAGCGAGTCGGAACGAGTTTAGTAGGAATTGGACTTCATAATGATATTTGTGTTCCCTATATTACTTCTTACGGAACAGTGGAGCAAAAACAACGCTGGCTACCAAAATGTGTGACAGGTGAAACGATAACGGCGATTGCGATGACCGAACCCGGCGCAGGCTCTGACCTTGCGAATCTTAAAACTACAGCGGTTTTAGATGGAGATCATTATGTACTAAACGGGCAAAAAACCTTTATTACGAATGGAATTCATTCAGACTTAGTGATCGTTGCCTGTAAAACCGATGTGAAAGTAGTACCAAAGCACAAAGGGATTAGCTTGCT
Coding sequences:
- a CDS encoding sigma-54-dependent Fis family transcriptional regulator, with the protein product MINLKEIMTPIDCTINVETTMREAIMIMKQTKWNVLPVTDEEGKLKGIFTRSELYQMMLEEKNLTAPITAYIKKEAVTIDFNTSYETITENVQKSRVGTGVVLDERKRVIGLLQKTDMVNALLQSSNMLKKQLETILENSQLGVLMTDGEKKLIYSNDQFLGMINKTREELLGQSFHELFPQVKTTSRPSFYVPKVTVGKEQTMLRVSYYRTVGGTEGIIAMFQGVTELEHMAQELQTVKNLKQTLDTAIDHAYDGILMIDQNRKVTMVSQLLLDLFDLKKAQVLHKSIEHILPQLHLETVFETGEAELSDFMEINGIKYIINRIPIKQDQEVIGALGKVTFRQLNQVSELYKKLEKAEKKAAYFEKQLQQSKTSRFSWEQIISRDPYVDKLKRSAAKAAKGRSTILIRGESGTGKELFAHAIHSSSARNDGNFVVVNCAAIPEHLLESEFFGYEDGAFTGARQKGKIGKFDLAHGGTLFLDEIGDMSLTLQAKLLRVLQEREFYRVGGTERVQVDVRIIAATNRHLETMVESGDFREDLYYRLNVITLQIPPLRERKHDIQLLIEVLMENLNRILGTSIIGIQDQVKIALENYDWPGNVRELRNVLERAMTFAEHGKIQIEDLPEYIVEKTRKSSTVKMAESAERSAIDKALYAANGNKTKAAELLGISRSGLYEKLKKFQL